TAGACGCAGATCCCAGTCAAGCTTTTTCTTCTTAGTAGGTCCTGAAAAAAGCTACACAAGTCATACATAATAAAATCATGGATGCAGTGATAAGGCTAGTAATGTGGCATGCAGAAACCTACTTACCCATAACAAAGCTAGGGGTAGGGTAGCACTATATGATATTATGATACCTTCTAACAATGGTTTCTTAacagtatttatttatttcattatttacaCGTTCAGGCTGAATGCAGCAAACCAAATAGAATATAGCAGAAAGGCTCAGGAACCGCAAGCAAAAGCCAAACATGAAACAAGAAACTTCAATGCATGACTTAGTCATACACATTGGATATATTGCTTTGCTAATCATACAGTAATCTGCTATTTAACAGAAGATTGAGGCAGATACTTCTCAATGAAGGATGTTCCATGCATATCTACAGAAGTTCAGAAAGAGAAATAGCTTGGATTTACCATGAAGAAGATCCCACAGACTGCCATTGTCCATGTAGTCATAAAACAGATGCAAAATAGAAGCGCAGTGGTATTGGACAGCCAATACGGCAGGATAATGTCATCCACCCTAACCTGATGCAAAATGCACTcaaataaatttcataaaataagTACACATCCTACAAATTGAATAGAGGACTAATGAAAAAATATGCCAATAGAAATTTGACTAAACTAAATTCTAAATATGAgacaaacaaaatataatagaaagCATTTATGCCTTCGATGATTAACATTTACCTTTAGAGCCTCATTTATTCCTTCGATGATTGAATCAAAAATGGTTGTGCGCTCAGATTCAAATGAATGCCAATGAAGCagacatttatatataatacgAGCAGCAATAGGTTTACCGTTTTTAAATcccaaattttcttttatacacTTTGAGAGAAATTCATAGTTATCCTGCAAAACATACAGTCTCTATCAGCATAAGGTGCACAATTATATAGTGAGAAACATGTTACAGACATTAGTTTATTATGGACGTTATCACCTTCATTTTGCacaattttttattctgttCCTGTATTTACATCAAAGTCAATTGacttatttcatttttcaaacATAGGTAACATGGCTCAACCTTGTAACTGAACTTCTCTGTCGAAAGGATGGCAGAAACACTGAATTTTCAAGGATGAATAGTAAATTTTCCAACCACAACCCAAATCCACAATCACCGGTAAAGTAGGATTGGAGTACGCACTTCGTAATAAAAATTTTGGAAGTGATATCCATTTTCGAcatcataattaatttttgcTTCCCTTCAATTGCAACAACTAAAAAATGACCTTTACTATAGAAATGCTAATCTGATCCTAcctaagaaatattttttaccCCCTTCTTCTCATACTGCGTGCTCAGCAATTTGTTCTCACAACTCTAAAGCTAGCTCTCAATTATAGACTTCTTTCAATAAAATGGTAGTGTTAAAGCATTACAATGTTAAATTGTCATCCCAACCATGTTTGCACAACAGTTGACAGCAATTATCTGTTGCAccccaataaaaaaaatagggaGAATAACACAAAAAGTGGGAGTTCTTCCTATTTTTCTATCAAGAAGGATGACTTTTACTTCTTTTCATTTCTTCTAGATTGAGCATAAACTGAAATAGCACGATGCCAAATCTAAAGGTGTAGGATTTAAGGCAGAACAGAAATTAAACAAGATCTACCTGGTGCTTCTCTGCGGTTAACTTAGATCGACGGGAGTCTGTCAAGCCTAATGTAAAAGGGGCAATAAGTTTTGTGGGTGTGGGTGACTCCTGAATCAAagcaaattaaaataattataactcTGTTTAGTGATTATTTCTTAAAGAGGGAGATGAGAAAGTAGGAGCTTACATATGTGGTCTTTCGTTCAGTGCGGGAAGTAATTGCACTTGAGTATTTCTGAtgcagaaataaaaaataagttaactAATAATGCTAATATAACACAATTCTATGACAAAGTTAATAAAGATGATATTTACCTgaaaaaatgaaacataatgATAAGAAATGAATATCAAAGtaacaaaaaaacaaacttaCATCTGATATTGACTTGGCAAAACCTGGACGGTTACTCTTAAGAGGGGTACTTAAGGCTTTCTGACGAAGAACACGATTTTCATCCTCCAAACTCATTAACTTTTCCTCAAGCCTACATTAAATACAGTTATATGAACTACGATTACAAGAGTATGTGTAACATCATTCAGTAACTAAATCCTCTTGCACAATGAGAAAACcagtaaaagaaaaagaaaatgcactttttttcattttgctcGAGTTGAGAACACTTCTCTTCTAACTCTCTCAGCTTCTCCATGTTTGCATCCCGACCTTTTTGAGCATTCACAAGCTCAAGCTCTAAGGTCATGTACTTCCTTTCAAATGCATCCAATGAAACCTACAAATCCAAGAAAGAGAAATGAATCATATGATATTACTAAATTTACAAGAGAAAGTAAGCAAACGCAGAAATTCATGAAAGAAgctatttttcattattaaatgTTGATTTTGTTCCTTATTAGTAATTTCTTTCGtataaataagaatataataTGTGTGTACACAGCACACAATT
This sequence is a window from Phaseolus vulgaris cultivar G19833 unplaced genomic scaffold, P. vulgaris v2.0 scaffold_955, whole genome shotgun sequence. Protein-coding genes within it:
- the LOC137817725 gene encoding protein OPAQUE1-like, coding for MCLHRLCPNKKGYKCYHPQSRKVYISKDVTFHETESFFPSSQLQGESIQEAEDLELPPFPLLQDFVLREDDKDPAPTSLPEKNNEDKYFGKQYQRRQQEPVLVEQQLQLSEPEVSLDAFERKYMTLELELVNAQKGRDANMEKLRELEEKCSQLEQNEKKLEEKLMSLEDENRVLRQKALSTPLKSNRPGFAKSISDKYSSAITSRTERKTTYESPTPTKLIAPFTLGLTDSRRSKLTAEKHQDNYEFLSKCIKENLGFKNGKPIAARIIYKCLLHWHSFESERTTIFDSIIEGINEALKVRVDDIILPYWLSNTTALLFCICFMTTWTMAVCGIFFMDLLRRKSLTGI